A genomic window from Bdellovibrio sp. SKB1291214 includes:
- a CDS encoding aminopeptidase P family protein: MRKPTFDMNIFAERRKKLGQQIPGSALVVASHPELIRNHDVHFPYRQDSNMFYLTGWEEPESILIVRPGQTPESVMFVRRRDRERETWDGFRYGPEGCEQEFKIDKCYPIDEFEKVAPQLLSAVDSIYYRQFKNKEVDEKMEHVLNTVKQMRGRTGYGLLSVHDADTLIGEMRLVKSEYELTQLREACEISAQAHLAAMRFTRPGVTERQVQGVLAHNFYMRDSAREGYGFIVASGNAATTLHYNFNDQVCKDGDLLLIDAGAEYNYYTGDITRTYPVNGKFTDEQGRVYEAVLKVQKAIVDFVKPGIVFKELHDMGTSMLTDAMLELGLLSGRKDDLIQALAQKKYYPHGIGHWLGLDVHDAGLYFKKGEPRPIEANMCFTIEPGLYIPADDTSAPQKYRGIGIRIEDNVRVTSNGVENMTTSVPKEISDIEKVVGKN; encoded by the coding sequence ATGAGAAAACCAACTTTTGATATGAACATTTTTGCTGAAAGAAGAAAGAAACTGGGTCAACAAATCCCAGGTTCTGCGTTGGTGGTTGCTTCTCATCCCGAGTTGATCCGCAATCACGACGTGCATTTCCCGTATCGCCAAGACTCTAACATGTTCTACCTAACGGGTTGGGAAGAACCAGAATCGATCTTGATCGTTCGTCCTGGTCAAACTCCAGAGAGTGTAATGTTCGTGCGTCGTCGTGACCGCGAACGAGAAACTTGGGATGGATTCCGCTACGGCCCTGAAGGCTGTGAGCAAGAATTTAAAATCGACAAATGCTATCCAATTGATGAGTTTGAAAAAGTAGCTCCGCAATTGTTGTCAGCTGTTGATTCCATTTACTATCGCCAGTTCAAAAACAAAGAAGTCGATGAAAAGATGGAACATGTGCTGAACACAGTAAAACAAATGCGTGGTCGCACAGGCTATGGTTTGCTTTCTGTGCACGACGCTGACACTTTGATCGGTGAAATGCGTTTAGTGAAGTCAGAGTACGAATTGACTCAACTTCGCGAGGCTTGCGAAATCTCTGCTCAAGCTCATTTGGCGGCGATGCGCTTTACTCGCCCCGGTGTGACTGAGCGCCAAGTACAAGGTGTGTTGGCTCATAACTTTTACATGAGAGACTCTGCTCGTGAAGGTTACGGTTTCATCGTAGCTTCTGGTAATGCAGCAACAACTCTTCACTACAACTTTAACGACCAGGTTTGTAAAGATGGCGATCTGTTGTTGATTGATGCTGGTGCCGAGTACAACTACTACACGGGTGATATCACAAGAACTTATCCAGTAAACGGTAAGTTCACTGATGAGCAAGGCCGCGTGTACGAAGCTGTTTTGAAGGTTCAAAAGGCGATCGTTGATTTCGTAAAACCAGGAATCGTGTTCAAAGAATTGCACGATATGGGTACTTCGATGCTAACGGATGCGATGCTTGAGCTTGGTTTGTTGTCGGGTCGCAAAGACGATTTGATCCAAGCCTTGGCGCAAAAGAAATACTATCCCCACGGTATCGGTCACTGGTTGGGTCTTGATGTGCATGATGCTGGTTTGTACTTTAAAAAAGGCGAGCCACGTCCTATCGAAGCGAACATGTGCTTCACCATCGAACCGGGTCTTTATATCCCTGCTGACGATACGTCTGCGCCTCAAAAATATCGCGGTATCGGTATTCGTATCGAGGACAACGTTCGCGTCACTTCAAATGGCGTAGAGAACATGACGACATCCGTTCCAAAAGAAATTTCTGATATCGAAAAAGTAGTCGGGAAAAACTAA
- a CDS encoding NifU family protein, giving the protein MSTQDVLIRIQATPNPNAWKFVLDRPVLSEGKATYTSIQEAEQSPLASSLFQVEGVRQVHLFQNVITITHSFDSDPEEIQKNACAVIQTRMPIHNPNVTQADEKKMRRAGLPPEVQRIEEILDDTVRPGLQGDGGDLDVVKYEDNKLYVFYQGACGTCPSATSGTLMAIEGILRDQFNPTIEVIPL; this is encoded by the coding sequence ATGAGTACGCAGGATGTATTAATCAGAATTCAAGCAACACCAAATCCAAACGCATGGAAATTCGTTTTAGATCGCCCTGTGTTGTCTGAAGGTAAAGCAACTTACACTTCTATCCAAGAAGCTGAGCAAAGCCCTTTGGCATCAAGCTTGTTCCAAGTGGAAGGTGTTCGTCAGGTTCACTTGTTCCAAAACGTGATCACGATCACCCACAGCTTTGATTCTGATCCAGAGGAAATTCAAAAGAATGCATGCGCAGTGATTCAAACTCGCATGCCAATTCATAATCCCAACGTAACCCAGGCGGATGAAAAGAAAATGCGTCGTGCGGGACTTCCACCGGAGGTTCAACGCATCGAAGAGATCTTGGACGACACGGTTCGACCAGGTCTTCAAGGTGACGGTGGGGATTTGGATGTCGTAAAATACGAAGACAATAAACTCTACGTATTTTACCAAGGCGCCTGCGGAACATGCCCAAGCGCCACATCGGGTACATTGATGGCCATCGAAGGCATCCTCCGCGACCAATTCAACCCAACAATCGAAGTCATCCCTCTTTAG
- a CDS encoding patatin-like phospholipase family protein: protein MSLIFLAGCQSLKTREDIRTGTKPSTPSKTATTYPSSPRQAEEPSTPYQPDMQVEEPPPAPLPTPVIPAMPKIAFILGGGGAKTYAHIGFLHEITRAKVPVYAIGGVEFASPMAALYANREQANDVEWQMFKLKDEEIIKKSLLGNVNKNGDISVMKDFYNTAFKNQKADDFRIPFACPSYNLKKNQTLMMNRGGMEQLLSMCMAYPPFFKPFQGNVAGIREISGLARYLRQKGANFVVLVNVLQAPGGNKPFTLDSAATDNVLWSEIAGLYNKPFAGVDTVITLDTGDYGIMDFDKRREIMNKGADSANRQLKTLTRKWGL, encoded by the coding sequence ATGAGTTTGATTTTCTTGGCGGGCTGTCAATCTTTGAAAACCCGTGAAGATATTCGTACCGGTACGAAACCTTCGACACCATCAAAGACGGCGACCACGTATCCTTCTTCGCCTCGTCAAGCTGAAGAACCTTCAACACCATATCAACCTGATATGCAAGTTGAGGAACCACCACCAGCACCACTTCCAACTCCAGTGATTCCGGCGATGCCTAAGATTGCTTTTATCTTAGGGGGAGGTGGAGCTAAGACTTACGCACACATTGGTTTCTTGCACGAAATCACTCGTGCCAAAGTTCCGGTATACGCGATCGGTGGCGTCGAGTTCGCCTCTCCAATGGCAGCACTTTACGCGAATCGCGAACAAGCCAACGACGTTGAATGGCAAATGTTTAAACTTAAAGATGAAGAAATCATCAAAAAATCTTTGCTAGGAAATGTTAACAAGAACGGCGATATTTCGGTGATGAAGGATTTCTATAACACAGCTTTTAAAAATCAAAAGGCTGATGATTTCCGCATTCCCTTCGCATGTCCTTCCTACAATCTAAAAAAGAATCAAACATTGATGATGAATCGCGGGGGCATGGAGCAATTGCTATCCATGTGTATGGCGTATCCTCCGTTCTTTAAACCCTTCCAAGGTAACGTAGCCGGCATCCGCGAAATTTCGGGCTTGGCCCGTTATCTGCGCCAAAAAGGCGCAAACTTCGTCGTTCTTGTAAATGTGCTTCAGGCTCCAGGCGGGAACAAGCCGTTCACTTTGGATTCTGCTGCCACTGACAACGTATTATGGAGTGAGATCGCAGGTCTGTATAATAAGCCTTTTGCAGGAGTTGATACTGTTATTACCTTGGACACAGGTGACTATGGTATTATGGACTTCGATAAGCGTCGTGAAATCATGAACAAAGGCGCTGACTCTGCAAATCGCCAATTGAAAACTTTGACACGTAAATGGGGACTTTAA
- a CDS encoding polyprenyl synthetase family protein: MDLAIQLEQEMALKVQTVNRFVEKYLSDMELPQGPAIAELRKSMLYSATNGGKRFRPVLSVLIAEMLGASAEKVLPFAAAVEMIHTYSLIHDDLPCMDNDDMRRGKPTNHKVFGEDFALLAGDALLTEAFLIIAKNYSENGFLVGRLVQLLSEAAGIRGMVGGQAIDLRAGEKQLSQQELTHLHLLKTGALIRVAVEGAAIIAGAKVQEIEALKKFGEGLGVAFQVADDVLDHGEKDQDVRSFTGIIGLEETKKYLEQISKNTMAELHKVSADAAMLEYLVSFNISRKH; the protein is encoded by the coding sequence TTGGATTTAGCGATTCAGCTTGAGCAAGAAATGGCCTTGAAGGTGCAAACTGTGAATCGGTTTGTGGAGAAGTATTTGTCTGATATGGAGTTGCCTCAAGGACCTGCTATCGCTGAGCTTCGTAAATCCATGCTTTATTCTGCCACGAACGGCGGAAAACGTTTTCGCCCTGTTCTGTCAGTTCTTATTGCCGAGATGTTAGGTGCCTCTGCCGAAAAGGTTCTACCCTTTGCAGCCGCGGTCGAGATGATTCACACATACTCTTTAATCCATGATGATCTTCCGTGCATGGATAACGATGATATGCGCCGTGGGAAACCCACGAATCACAAAGTTTTCGGTGAAGACTTTGCATTGCTTGCTGGTGATGCTCTTTTAACTGAAGCTTTTTTAATTATCGCAAAAAATTATTCTGAAAACGGATTTTTGGTGGGACGCCTGGTTCAGCTTTTGTCTGAAGCAGCCGGTATTCGCGGAATGGTAGGTGGTCAAGCCATCGACCTTCGCGCGGGGGAAAAACAGCTTTCCCAGCAAGAACTCACTCACCTCCACTTGCTAAAAACAGGTGCTTTAATTCGTGTGGCGGTTGAAGGTGCGGCAATCATCGCGGGCGCTAAGGTTCAAGAAATTGAAGCATTAAAGAAATTTGGCGAGGGGTTAGGTGTTGCTTTTCAAGTGGCCGACGATGTGTTGGATCACGGGGAAAAAGATCAAGACGTTCGCAGCTTCACAGGCATTATTGGCCTTGAAGAAACTAAAAAATATCTAGAACAAATCAGTAAGAACACGATGGCTGAATTACACAAGGTTTCTGCGGATGCAGCGATGCTTGAGTATTTGGTAAGTTTTAATATCTCACGAAAACATTAG
- a CDS encoding HAD family hydrolase, with translation MKYKDYSSDVWATINNTLDQVSRQQDQPIAAFDADGTLWDIDLGETFFHYQIDRKLVALPASPFEHYENMKAQDPRKAYLWLAQICQGKSLAEVQDWAKAAVKAAAPIPVFNEQKKLIQLLLSKGVKVYVITASVKWAVEGGADLVGLSHDNIIGVETEVQDGIITDKQKGVITYRQGKVEALLQKTGGKLPFLASGNTMGDFNLLESATHLRLAISAASRDDKIFKTEKELADHADQNGWLHHRFI, from the coding sequence ATGAAATACAAAGATTATTCCTCTGACGTTTGGGCCACGATTAACAACACACTTGACCAAGTTTCTCGACAACAGGACCAGCCGATCGCCGCATTCGATGCGGATGGGACTTTGTGGGATATCGATTTGGGCGAAACTTTCTTTCACTACCAAATCGACAGAAAACTTGTAGCGCTTCCTGCCTCACCGTTTGAGCATTATGAAAACATGAAGGCGCAAGATCCTCGCAAAGCTTACCTATGGCTTGCGCAAATTTGCCAGGGTAAATCCCTAGCGGAAGTTCAAGATTGGGCAAAAGCCGCAGTCAAAGCTGCGGCACCAATCCCTGTTTTTAACGAGCAGAAAAAATTAATCCAGCTTCTCTTGTCAAAAGGCGTAAAAGTTTACGTCATCACAGCATCTGTTAAATGGGCAGTCGAAGGTGGAGCTGATCTTGTCGGACTTAGCCATGACAATATCATCGGTGTGGAAACAGAAGTTCAGGACGGAATTATCACAGACAAACAAAAAGGCGTCATCACTTACCGCCAAGGCAAAGTCGAGGCTTTGCTCCAAAAAACCGGCGGTAAGCTTCCGTTCCTAGCGAGTGGAAACACAATGGGTGACTTTAATTTGCTTGAAAGCGCCACCCATCTGCGATTGGCGATAAGTGCGGCTTCCCGCGACGATAAGATCTTTAAAACTGAAAAAGAGCTAGCCGACCATGCTGACCAAAATGGATGGCTGCACCACAGGTTTATTTAA
- a CDS encoding AbrB/MazE/SpoVT family DNA-binding domain-containing protein: MSRSSATSKASRKNQTTIPQRVRKALGIAKGDTLLWTIEGNEVSLKIINRVNVDWNKTSEMSLLEWTPTEEKEIEA, translated from the coding sequence ATGAGCAGATCATCCGCGACGTCCAAAGCCTCTAGAAAAAACCAAACAACCATTCCCCAGCGCGTGCGCAAAGCATTGGGAATCGCCAAGGGCGATACTCTTCTTTGGACCATCGAAGGCAATGAAGTCTCATTGAAGATCATCAATCGCGTAAATGTCGACTGGAACAAAACTTCAGAAATGTCATTACTAGAATGGACCCCAACAGAAGAAAAAGAAATCGAAGCCTAA
- the xseA gene encoding exodeoxyribonuclease VII large subunit, translated as MSDSPNQPLRKTENYAQLTLDAASAPVKSNEPVVLSVEQLNVQIKQLIEGQMGMVWVRGELSNFKAHTSGHFYFSVKDSKSQITAVMFRGNNARLKFKPTDGMEVMVRGRVTVYEPRGNYQLMVDMMEPVGAGALQKAFEQLKHKLRAEGLFDSAKKRPIPTFPRHIAIVTSPTGAAIRDILNVLSRRAKSIQVTIVPTIVQGEAAAPQLREAFKKAVALPDVDAVIVGRGGGSIEDMWCFNDEGLARLIAASPIPVISAVGHEIDFTIADFVADLRAPTPSAAAELVAKSSAELVNKVTSLERMLKLSFDRKMKFLREKALGLSKRLVDPKRRLQDLELRNDDLLTRLELAMNRSIGQKQHRVELMTQKLGTPQNLIDRRKKELTFLAQRSEKALLFSLERKKSRMDRMMAMLDSMSPLRVVDRGYSIVTKDSKVIKSANQVKAGDSIDIRLAQGSLTATVSGVKEE; from the coding sequence ATGTCCGACTCTCCAAATCAGCCCCTTCGCAAGACTGAAAACTACGCGCAACTTACGTTGGATGCGGCTTCTGCGCCTGTTAAATCCAATGAGCCCGTGGTGCTTTCTGTTGAGCAACTAAATGTCCAAATCAAGCAGTTGATCGAAGGTCAAATGGGGATGGTATGGGTGCGTGGGGAGCTTTCAAATTTCAAAGCTCACACTTCGGGACATTTCTATTTCAGTGTTAAAGATTCAAAATCACAGATCACGGCGGTTATGTTCCGCGGTAATAACGCACGCCTCAAGTTCAAACCGACTGACGGTATGGAAGTGATGGTTCGTGGTCGTGTGACCGTGTACGAGCCTCGGGGCAACTATCAGTTGATGGTTGATATGATGGAGCCGGTGGGCGCGGGTGCTTTGCAAAAGGCGTTCGAGCAACTTAAGCATAAACTTCGTGCTGAGGGTTTGTTCGACTCTGCTAAAAAAAGACCTATTCCAACTTTTCCAAGACATATCGCAATTGTGACTTCACCAACAGGTGCTGCGATTCGCGATATTTTGAACGTGCTTTCTCGTCGTGCAAAGTCTATTCAAGTAACAATCGTCCCCACAATCGTTCAGGGCGAGGCTGCGGCTCCGCAGTTGCGTGAAGCCTTTAAAAAGGCGGTAGCACTGCCTGATGTCGACGCAGTTATTGTGGGTCGTGGCGGCGGTTCTATTGAAGATATGTGGTGCTTTAACGACGAGGGCTTGGCTCGCTTGATCGCAGCCAGTCCAATTCCTGTCATTTCGGCTGTTGGCCACGAAATTGATTTTACAATTGCAGACTTTGTGGCGGACTTACGTGCGCCAACTCCGTCAGCGGCAGCAGAGCTAGTTGCTAAAAGTTCTGCGGAGCTAGTGAATAAAGTGACATCGCTTGAACGTATGTTGAAATTATCTTTCGATAGAAAGATGAAGTTCTTGCGTGAAAAAGCGTTGGGCCTTTCTAAACGCTTGGTTGATCCCAAACGTCGCTTACAAGATTTAGAACTTCGCAATGATGATTTGCTGACACGTCTAGAGTTAGCGATGAACCGTTCGATCGGTCAAAAGCAACACCGTGTAGAATTGATGACCCAAAAATTGGGTACACCACAAAACCTAATTGATCGCCGTAAAAAGGAATTAACATTCTTGGCACAACGTTCAGAGAAAGCATTACTGTTTTCATTAGAGCGCAAAAAGTCTCGCATGGATCGTATGATGGCAATGCTAGATAGCATGAGTCCTTTGAGAGTCGTGGACCGGGGATACTCAATCGTAACTAAAGATTCAAAAGTTATTAAATCAGCAAACCAAGTTAAAGCCGGGGATAGCATTGATATTCGTTTGGCACAGGGTTCACTCACGGCCACTGTTAGTGGCGTGAAGGAGGAATAA
- a CDS encoding TlyA family RNA methyltransferase — protein sequence MADKKRLDIYVFEKGLAQSRTHAQELIEAGQVFLDKIGQKQILKKSNIAVTAEMENHISVDQGPANRFVSRGGLKLEGALKHVGLQIQNFDVLDVGISTGGFTDCALQSGARFVLGVDVGHGQVSSSLVNNSKLKVIEGINARALSQEASVVEATPKEGFDLIVMDVSFISIEMILPELGRFLKPSGQLLSLVKPQFEVGVDGLSKGGIVKDSSLYLKVEEKIKTCLRNCGFEVKDYFASSIEGKDGNHEFFVFAKKH from the coding sequence ATGGCTGATAAAAAACGCTTGGATATTTATGTGTTTGAAAAGGGTTTAGCCCAGTCTCGTACACATGCCCAAGAGCTGATTGAGGCGGGCCAAGTTTTCCTTGATAAGATTGGCCAGAAGCAAATTCTTAAGAAATCCAACATCGCCGTGACGGCCGAAATGGAAAATCATATTTCCGTGGATCAAGGGCCAGCTAATCGCTTTGTCTCTCGCGGAGGACTTAAGCTAGAAGGTGCCTTAAAACATGTGGGACTTCAAATTCAGAACTTTGATGTTTTGGATGTGGGGATTTCTACGGGGGGCTTTACAGACTGTGCCCTTCAATCCGGTGCCCGATTCGTGTTGGGTGTGGATGTGGGGCATGGCCAAGTCAGCTCGTCACTTGTGAATAATTCTAAATTGAAGGTCATTGAAGGCATTAATGCCCGGGCCCTTTCGCAAGAGGCATCCGTTGTCGAGGCTACTCCGAAAGAGGGCTTTGATTTGATCGTAATGGACGTGTCCTTTATATCGATTGAAATGATTTTGCCGGAACTCGGGCGTTTTTTGAAACCATCGGGCCAGTTGTTAAGCCTTGTAAAGCCACAGTTTGAGGTCGGCGTTGACGGGCTCTCAAAGGGTGGTATTGTCAAAGACTCTTCGTTGTATTTGAAAGTCGAAGAGAAAATCAAAACCTGTCTAAGAAATTGCGGTTTTGAGGTAAAGGACTATTTTGCTTCTTCCATTGAGGGAAAGGACGGCAATCATGAGTTTTTTGTTTTCGCGAAAAAACACTAG
- the sufD gene encoding Fe-S cluster assembly protein SufD — translation MNLLSTYEKFSQAHPAKGALASFRQAGYDYALKKGLPTRKDEEWHYTSVKVLADTQFLPSALNAVAPSHDTMVAIQKAINPEFMNLVFFNGVFNKTLSSDLPHGLTMRELAEYPEQFDDTFDAVNGAYAETPYMVHLAKETSVEKPVNFVFFTSNESGSALMVNPRIRLEVGARSSLRILESHYGMAGAAYFANSVFDLQVGDNAKVIYVRVQADSLNAVNIGRTRINLGKNANLESLAFSTGAQLSRHNFDLVLKEKGSTSEVLGIYAVQGTQHVDNTTLIDHAVGECTTHQLYKGILDGSGRSAFVGKILIRKDAQKADSSQLNNNLLLSNKAEADSKPSIEVHADDVKAGHGSTVGQLNKEELFYLLSRAISKDKAIAMLSYGYLSEVLYKISDDGIQKWLTKHLDEAFARLHLN, via the coding sequence ATGAATTTACTTTCGACTTACGAAAAATTCAGTCAAGCACACCCGGCGAAAGGCGCTTTGGCGTCTTTCCGTCAGGCTGGCTATGACTATGCCTTGAAAAAGGGTCTTCCAACCCGCAAGGATGAAGAGTGGCATTATACGAGTGTTAAAGTTTTGGCTGACACACAGTTCTTGCCAAGTGCTCTGAATGCGGTGGCTCCAAGTCACGATACGATGGTTGCGATTCAAAAGGCCATCAACCCTGAATTCATGAATCTTGTTTTCTTTAACGGTGTTTTTAATAAAACTTTGTCTTCTGATTTGCCTCACGGTCTTACGATGCGTGAACTTGCGGAATATCCAGAACAATTCGATGACACGTTTGATGCCGTAAACGGTGCCTATGCGGAAACTCCGTACATGGTTCATTTGGCTAAAGAAACGTCTGTGGAAAAACCGGTGAATTTCGTGTTCTTCACGTCCAATGAATCAGGATCTGCCTTGATGGTAAATCCACGCATTCGTTTGGAAGTGGGTGCAAGGTCCTCTCTTCGTATCCTTGAAAGCCATTACGGCATGGCGGGTGCAGCTTATTTCGCGAATTCAGTTTTTGATTTGCAAGTGGGTGACAATGCCAAAGTTATTTACGTGCGTGTTCAGGCGGACAGCTTAAACGCGGTGAATATTGGTCGCACAAGAATCAATCTTGGTAAAAATGCAAACCTTGAAAGCTTGGCTTTCTCGACAGGAGCGCAGCTTTCTCGTCATAACTTTGATTTAGTTTTGAAAGAGAAAGGTTCAACATCCGAAGTTCTGGGAATCTATGCGGTTCAAGGAACTCAACACGTTGATAATACGACGTTGATCGATCATGCAGTTGGGGAATGTACGACTCACCAATTGTATAAAGGTATTTTAGATGGGTCAGGTCGTTCTGCTTTTGTTGGTAAGATCTTGATTCGAAAAGACGCGCAAAAAGCGGATTCTTCGCAATTGAACAACAACCTGCTTTTAAGTAACAAAGCAGAAGCCGACAGCAAGCCTTCTATCGAAGTTCATGCTGACGATGTGAAAGCAGGCCACGGTTCAACGGTGGGTCAGCTTAACAAGGAAGAGTTGTTCTATTTGCTATCGCGTGCGATTTCCAAAGATAAAGCGATTGCGATGTTAAGTTATGGGTACTTGTCTGAAGTTCTGTATAAAATTTCAGATGACGGCATTCAAAAATGGTTAACTAAGCATTTGGATGAAGCGTTTGCGCGCTTGCATCTGAACTAA
- a CDS encoding YaiI/YqxD family protein, producing the protein MLDIYIDADGCPVKEETYKVAERYQLKVFVVANKYLNVPQDLRVQMIVASSDFDAADDWIVEHTQKGDIVITADILLAERCVKKQVRAIGTKGIEFTEDSIGSAVATRELMQNLRHMGEVRGGPAPMDKKDRSKFLSTLDQVIQQLKRC; encoded by the coding sequence ATGTTAGATATATATATCGATGCAGATGGCTGTCCGGTTAAGGAAGAAACTTATAAAGTGGCTGAGCGCTATCAGCTAAAAGTTTTCGTCGTTGCTAATAAGTATTTAAATGTACCTCAAGATCTGCGCGTGCAAATGATTGTCGCCTCTTCTGATTTCGATGCTGCTGACGACTGGATCGTCGAGCACACGCAAAAAGGTGACATCGTAATTACCGCTGACATTTTACTAGCCGAACGATGCGTGAAAAAACAAGTTCGCGCGATTGGGACAAAAGGCATTGAATTCACAGAAGACAGCATTGGCTCTGCCGTCGCGACACGAGAACTCATGCAGAATCTTAGACACATGGGTGAAGTCCGAGGCGGTCCAGCACCGATGGATAAAAAAGATCGCTCTAAATTTCTAAGTACCCTCGATCAGGTAATCCAACAACTCAAGCGCTGCTAA
- a CDS encoding exodeoxyribonuclease VII small subunit, which yields MDFEKKLGRLEEIVQKMEKGDLALEDSLKLFEEGVKLSRECHQRLSEAETKVKLLMSVGADGKPVTTDFTPEE from the coding sequence ATGGATTTCGAAAAGAAACTGGGACGTCTTGAAGAGATCGTTCAAAAAATGGAAAAAGGCGATTTGGCGTTGGAAGATTCCTTAAAGCTTTTTGAAGAGGGCGTTAAGCTTTCTCGTGAATGTCATCAGCGTCTTTCTGAAGCGGAAACAAAAGTAAAACTTTTGATGTCTGTCGGTGCTGACGGAAAACCAGTTACAACTGATTTCACTCCAGAGGAGTAG
- a CDS encoding aminotransferase class V-fold PLP-dependent enzyme, whose amino-acid sequence MSNLNELFAEIRNEFPALTQTVHGKRLSYLDSAATTLKPKVVIDRITKFYTNEVSNVHRGAHYLADIATQAFEGARHKIANFIGAEQFEEIIFVRGTTEGVNFVANTWGLTNLKAGDEILITEMEHHGNIVPWQMIAEKVGAKVVAAGILDNGEIDMDDFKNKLSSKTKMVAFTACSNVLGTNTDVAGMTKLAHAVGAKVLVDGAQIVSQFKVDVKALDVDFFVFSSHKLFGPFGFGVVYGKRAILDSMPPYQGGGSMISKVTIEKTTYNDVPTRFEAGTPHVEGAIGTAAAIEFLENIGFDKIHAYEMDLLKYATEKLLEIPDLKIYGMANDKGPTISFNLKGAHHSDVGQILDQEGVAVRAGHHCTQPLMARLGIPGTVRASFSVYNNRQDVDALVKAVVKARELLL is encoded by the coding sequence ATGAGTAATTTGAATGAGCTTTTTGCTGAAATTCGAAACGAGTTTCCTGCGCTGACTCAAACTGTGCATGGCAAAAGACTTTCTTATTTAGATAGTGCTGCGACGACTTTGAAACCCAAAGTCGTCATCGATCGCATTACGAAATTTTATACCAATGAAGTTTCCAATGTTCATCGAGGTGCTCATTATCTGGCGGATATTGCCACTCAAGCGTTTGAGGGGGCTCGCCATAAGATTGCTAATTTCATCGGCGCTGAACAGTTCGAGGAAATTATCTTTGTTCGTGGTACAACAGAAGGTGTGAATTTCGTGGCAAACACTTGGGGTCTGACGAACCTTAAGGCGGGCGATGAAATTTTGATCACCGAGATGGAACATCACGGAAATATCGTCCCTTGGCAGATGATCGCAGAAAAAGTCGGAGCCAAAGTAGTGGCTGCGGGTATTTTAGATAACGGCGAAATCGACATGGATGATTTCAAAAATAAATTGTCCAGCAAAACCAAGATGGTTGCCTTTACTGCGTGTTCGAATGTTCTTGGAACAAATACGGATGTCGCGGGCATGACAAAGCTTGCTCACGCTGTGGGGGCGAAAGTTTTGGTGGATGGCGCGCAAATTGTGTCTCAGTTCAAAGTCGATGTTAAGGCTTTGGATGTAGATTTCTTTGTGTTCTCCTCTCATAAGTTATTTGGCCCATTTGGTTTCGGTGTTGTTTACGGAAAGCGCGCCATTTTGGATTCAATGCCTCCTTATCAAGGTGGCGGATCAATGATTTCCAAAGTCACGATAGAAAAAACGACTTACAATGATGTTCCAACACGATTTGAAGCGGGTACGCCTCACGTCGAGGGAGCAATCGGTACGGCCGCGGCTATTGAGTTCCTAGAAAATATCGGATTCGACAAGATTCATGCCTACGAAATGGATCTATTGAAGTACGCCACAGAAAAACTTTTGGAAATTCCTGATTTGAAAATCTATGGAATGGCGAATGATAAAGGCCCTACGATTTCATTTAATCTGAAAGGTGCTCATCACTCGGACGTAGGTCAGATTTTAGATCAAGAGGGCGTCGCAGTTCGAGCCGGTCACCATTGCACTCAGCCGCTGATGGCAAGACTTGGCATTCCGGGAACTGTTCGCGCTTCTTTTTCAGTGTATAATAATCGTCAAGATGTTGATGCTTTAGTTAAAGCCGTGGTGAAGGCCCGGGAGTTATTATTATGA